The sequence TCTTTGTTGCGAAAATACTCCATCAGGCGCTTGGCTTCCGCGGACAGGGTGACCGTGTCCCCCTGGCTTGCAGGGATATCTCTGGGTGCGCGTCCCTGAGCGGCGTAATCTGTACGCATGCCCATGATCGAATGCGTGCCGCCGATTTCCATGTTGCCTCCTTGCTTGCAGGAAAATCCTGCCTTATTGAAAACCAAATCATTCCATCTAGCAAAAATCGTACACAATTTCCGCCATTCGGCGTAAAAATCGAATGATGCCGATAATGAGCCAACATCATGAAATGGTTTTTCAAAAAGAAAAAACGTGAAACAGGCCCCCTCGTCGAACGAATTCTCAAGCACATCGCTGACGAGAACGCCTTTGATATCGAGGATGATGCCGAATGCGCCGAAACACTGGTCAATTCTGTAGAGAGAGCCTGCGCTTACGCCGAGACCCTGGTCGAGGAGTTGGGGGAGCCGTTCGTTCTGGACCGCAACGCACCCAGCGAAAGAGCCATTGGCCCGGTTCTTTTCGATACCACCAAAGACGCAGTGGATGCCCTGCGACATTCAGTAAAGATCAAAGAAGTCTTCACCAGCACTCAAAGCCGGGATTGCTTCTTTCTGCTGACAATGCATCGCCACGAGTACATGATTCTCGGTAACGAGATTGAAGGGGAAGTGATCAAGCGGGATGTGCTGCAAAACGCAGTGGAATTCCTGGATCACGAATTTTCCAGTGCGGCCCCGACCCTGCTTGAGTTACGCGAAAAGCTTACGGAAAACGTGATGCGTTATCTCATTGGTCTAGCCCCTGCGCGCATTCGCCAGGACACGAGTTTAAGGACCGAGATGCAGCGATCCGAAGCTATGCTCAAGGCGCAAATGAAAACCCTGGATTATGCGCTCAAGGAAAATAAGCCCATTTCCGCGCCCGCCTCGTTGCAGGCCAAGCTCTCGCAGGGGAAGCGGGAGATGACCGGACTGAAGGAGAAACTTGACTCGCTTGCAACTCAATCGGAACTGGCCCCGTGCCTTCGGAAAATACGCGAAATACTCGATTCGCCTCATGAACACATCCGACTTGAGCGCGTGGTGATGCGCGTGGGGGATTTCGGGGTGAAATCCGACACGGGAAAACTGATCCGTTTCCACGAGTGCCATTTCGGAGAAGATGAGCATCTGGCCGTTTTTCTCGCCTCGATTAACCGCGACAACGCCCAGTACCTTTGGCCGGAACTGGCGGAAGATCCGCAGGGCTGATCCGACAAAGCCTCCTCCCGCAGCCTCGGAGCACGGCACGCGATGCCTCCTGCCCCCCTTTGTGGCGCCACCCCGAACCTGTCCTCATGTTCCCCGGAGCATCTCCCTCGACCGGCGACAATTCAAGACTTTCCGCCGAACAAGGTCTTCAGGGTGTCGATGGGCACCGGGAAAACGATGGTCGAGTTCTTCTCCCCGGCGATTTCGCCCAGTGTCTGCAGGTAGCGGAGCTGGATCGCATTGGTGCTTTCGGACAGCTTTTGCGCCGCCTCCACCAGCTTCTGCGCGGCCTGCTGCTCGCCTTCGGCGTGGATGACCTTGGCGCGTCGCTGCCGCTCCGCCTCGGCCTGCTTGGCGATGGCCCGGATCATGGATTCGTCGAGATCGACATGCTTGATCTCCACGTTGGAGACCTTGATTCCCCAACCGTCGGTCTGGCGGTCGAGAATCTTCTGGATGTCCTCGTTGAGCTTGTCGCGCTCGGCCAGGATTTCGTCGAGTTCATGCTTTCCGAGCACGGAGCGCAAGGTGGTCTGGGCCAGCTGGCTGGTTGCTTCCATGAAATGCTCAACGGCGATGATGGCCTTTTCCGGATCGATGACCCGGTAGTAGACCACGGCGTTGACCCGCACGGACACGTTGTCGTGGGAGATGACGTCCTGGGTGGGAACGTCCATGACCACGGTGCGCAGGTCCACCCGCACCATCTGCTGCACGAAGGGGATGAGGATGATCATGCCCGGCCCCTTGACCTTGTCGAACCGGCCCAGAGTGAAGACCACCCCGCGCTCGTACTCGCGCAGGATCTTGATCGTAAAGTAAAGCAAGACCGCCAGCAGGACTACGCCAAAAGTCGCAAATTGCAGAAAAAAGGGATTCATGCGGTTCTCCTTTTTAGTGTTTGTCGTTGTCGGTCGGCGCCTTGGTCACGGAAAGGACAAGCCCCTCCTCTTCCATGGCGATAACGCGGACCTTGTCGCCCTGACGGATCGGATGCCCTGACCTGGCCGACCAGTTCTCGCCCTGCAGATGCACCCTCCCGAGTCCGTCGATAAAATCCTGAATGGCTTCGGCTTCAAGGCCGACCATTGCCTCGCGGCTGCTGAGCCGCGGTTTTCGCAACGTGCGTGCGGCCACCCAGACGATGCCGCCGAAGAGCAGAGCAGAGCCGGCTCCCATGCCGACAATTGCATATGTGTTGATGCGGAATTCGGGCATGTCGCCCTCGAAAAGAATGACCGAACCAGCCACCACCGCGACAATGCCCCCGATCCCAAGGATGCCGAAGGCCGGAATGAAAAGCTCCACCCCGATCAGCGCCATTCCGAGCAAAATGAGCGCAAGCCCGGCGAAGTTCACGGGCAGGATCTGGAAGGCGTACAGCGCCAGCAACAGGCAGATGCCGCCGATTACCCCGGGCACCATGGCGCCCGGGTTGTAGCCCTCGAGAATCAGGCCGTAGATGCCCACCATCAGCAGCATGTAGGCCAGGGTCGGGTTGGTGATGATGGCCAGCAGTTCGGTGCGCCAGTCGGTTTCGATCTCGACGGTGGCAAGATTTGCCGTTTGCAGGGTGCGCGTGCCGTTCTCCATGCGCACCTCGCGACCGTCGATGGCTTCGAGAAGCTCGGGCAGGTTGGCCGCGACAACATCCACAACCCTCTGCTCCAGGGCCTCGGAGGCCGTCAGGCTGACCGCTTCGCGCACCGCGCGCTCGGCCCACTCGGCATTGCGGGCGTGACGCTCGGCCAGACCCTTGATGTAGGCCACGGCGTCATTGACGACCTTGCGCCCCATGGCGTCGTCGGGCAGGTTTTCCGGCTCTTCGGGCAGATTTTCCGGCTGCTCCGTAGCGTTGGCGCCTTCATCCCCATCCCGCATTTTTTCCATCGCCTCCCGGGCACGCTCCCAGCTCGATGGCGATTTGTCGCTCTCGCCGCCCCCGATCTGCACCGGCGTGGCCGAGCCGAGATTGGTGGCCGGGGCCATGGCCGCGATGTGACTGGCGTACATGATGTACGTTCCGGCACTGGCGGCACGGGATCCGGCCGGCGCGACCCAGGTCACCACCGGCACTTCGGAGGCCAAAATCTTGCGGATGATGTCGCGCATGGAAGCATCAAGTCCGCCAGGAGTGTTCAGACGCAACACGACCACCTCCGCGCCCTCTTTCTCGGCACGCGTGATGTTGCGCACAATGTGGTCGCGGGTGGCGGGTCCGATGGCATCATCAACGGTCAGAACATACCCCCGCCGCCCCGTGTCCGCCTCCTGCGCAAAAACAAAACCTGCCAGCACGGCCAGAATAAGGGCCGCCAGTACGCCGAGAATACGGAAGGAATTGGAGCTTCGGTAAATAGACATGCCTTCTTGATAAGGCCATTACACGAAGGATTCAAGGCCGCAGAGAAATTTCTCCAGGTGCATGGAGAACGGTTTTTGTCAGCGCTATCCCTAAGAAGCTTTGAAGCGTGAGAGAAATCGGCAAGAATCGAGTGGTCCGAAGTTGTCCGGCAGGTCACCGGCCTGGGCGAACATACTCAGCCCCTTGCCTTGCTTCTGAGCCAGCCCCGTCAAGCATTGTCTGGAGGACATCGACACAAATCCTCCTGCAACTGGGATTTTTCCCAAGAATCTGGTTGACTTTGAAATACGGCTTCACTAAGAACGACTCCTCACGCCGGAGTGGTGGAATGGTAGACGCAGAGGACTCAAAATCCTCCGGGGGCAACCCCTTGCGAGTTCGAGTCTCGCCTCCGGTACCATGAAAGATTAAAGGGTTAGCAGCTTAACAGGCCGCTAACCCTTTTTGTTGGTCCATCCTTCAAGCTCTTTGACCACGCGGGGCTCTTGTGGCAGGTAAACCCGGTCGATAGCGCACGCCCAAGGAAGGTCCCATGCTGAGTGAAAAATTTCTGAACGAATTCGAGGAATACCTGACCTCCGGCCAGCTGGAGGAAGACTACGGCTACTCCGCCGAGGACCGTAAGATCGAGATTCTTGAATATCTCGAACGCTTCATGGACCTGGCCGAGGAGGTCGACAAGGTTGCCACGCGCCTGCTCATGCCGCATCTCTCAGAAGTCATGCCCGCCAAGGACAAATAGCCTGAAATACCTTTTCTTCCCGGCCACCGTGTAGTCCCGGACCTGCTCCAGGCTGTAGCCATCCACCGTGTCGGCGGAAGTTTCGTTGCTCATGACCAGCACCCGCCCTTGCGGGGCGAGGCAACCCTTCACCGCGACAAGAAGCTTCTGCCAGGGCATGAAGGCCCGGCTGACGATGAGCCCGGCCTCGCGTCTGGCCGGGGGGAGCGCTTCCATGCGGGCGCAGATGACCCTGGTCCGGGGCAGCTTCATGTGCGCCACGGCCTGCTCCATGAAGATGGCCCGCTTTTGCCGGGGCTCCACCAGATAATAATCGCCCTGCTGCCAGAAGACGCGTAGCGGGATGCCCGGCAAGCCCGCTCCCGCGCCCAGATCCAAGGTCTGGGCGGGCTGGGGCGCGAGGGTCTGCAGCAGATCCGCCAGATGCCAGGAGTCCTGGATCAGGGTATCGAGGATTTCGGTCCAGGTCGCGGGCCCGACCAGATTCATGCGGCTGTTCCACTTGACGAGAAGACCAAGATAGACGCTTAAGAGGCGGGCCTGGTCATCGGTCAGGACCCGTCCCAGGCCTTGGGCCCTGACGGCGATTTCACGCGCGTCCGGAAAAGAATTCATAGACATTCCTTGTTCACGTCGGGGACGGGTTTCACTGGGTTACACCTTACAGGCATTTGCCCGGGGCGCTGCCCGCAAGGCGCAGCCCCGGGGGATTTTCCCTTTACCTGCGCGGGGGCTGCGGATACAAGCAGCTCAGTTTTTTGATTGGAGGAACAATGACCACACAGAGCATAGTATTTCCCGGCCAGGGATCGCAGGAGCCCGGGATGGGCCGGGATCTGGCCGAACACTGGTCCGAGGCCATGGACTTGTGGAAAAAAGCCGAGCGTCTGAGCGGCCTGCCGTTGCGCGAAATATATTGGGACGGTGACGAAAACGCCATGGCGGTGACGCGGAATCTGCAACCCGCCCTGACAGTTGTCAATATGAACCTGTGGTGTTTTGTGGCCGAAAAGCTGAGCCCCGCAGGAATGGCCGGGCACAGCCTGGGCGAATTCGCGGCCCTGTTCGCGGCCCGGGTCCTTTCCCTGGACAACGTCCTGGAGCTGGTCTGCCTGCGCGGCAGGCTCATGGACGAGGCTGTGAACCAGGACGGCCGCATGGCCGCCATCCTGAAGCTCGATCAGGCCAAGGTCGAAGAACTGGTCGCGGCCGCAGCCGGCCTGACCGGCCAGGAAATCCGCATCGCCAACTACAACACCCCGGGCCAGTTCGTGATCAGCGGACATGCCCAGGCCGTGGACCATGTCTGCGCGGGGGTCAAACCCCTGAAGGGCCGGGCCCTGGTCCTGCCGGTCAGCAACGCGTTCCATTCTCCGTACATGAGCGAAGCCGGAGACGAGCTCGCCAAATTCATGGACAAGCTTGATTGGCGCGACCCGCAGACCCCGGTCTATCTGAACGTTACGGCCAGGCCCGAAGCTGACGCCCGGGCGCTGAAAGAGACCGTGAAGCGCCAGATGACCTCGTCCGTGTACTGGACCCAGATCATCGAAAACCAGTACGCCGACGGCATGCGCTCCTTTATCGAACTGGGCCCCAAGGGCGCCCTGTCGCGCATGATCTCCCAGATATTGAAAGACCGGGACGGGGCCCAGACCCTGTCCGTCAGCACTCTTGAACACGCCGCTAGCCTTTGAGGAGACTCTGGCATGAAAGCCAAAAACTATATTTCTGAAAAATTGACCGCACTCATGGCCGCCAAAGGGCAGGCCCTTCCGGCCAAGACCACCATCGAGGCCCCCAAAAGCGAACAGCACGGCGACATGGCCACCAACATCACCATGGTCATGCCCAAGGAAAAAGGCCAGAACCCGCGCACCGTGGCCGAGGCGCTGAAAACCGAACTGCTGGCCATGTGCCCCGAGATCGAGAGCATCGAAATCGCCGGGCCGGGCTTCATCAATTTCACGTTCAAGCCCGTCTTCTGGCAGGAAGTGGCCCTGGCAGCCCTGGAAAACAAAGCCGACTTCGGCCGCATCGATGTCGGCCAGGGCCGCAAGGTGCAGGTCGAGTACGTGTCCGCCAACCCCACCGGCCCCCTGCATATCGGGCACGGACGCGGCGCGGCCGTGGGCGACAGCCTGACCCGCATCCTGCGCTTCACCGGACACGAGGTCGAGACCGAGTACTATTTGAACGACGCCGGACGCCAGATGCGCCTTTTGGGACTGGCCGTGTGGGTGCGCTACCAGCAGGCCTGCGGCATCGAGATCCCCTTCCCCGAGGACTGCTACCGCGGCGACTACATTAAAGACATCTCCGCCGCCCTCCTGGCCGAAAAAGGCAAGGCCCTGCTGGACCTGCCCGAGGAAGAGGCTCTGGACCTGTGCTACGAACGCGGCATGACGGACATCCTGAACGGCATCAAGCAGGACCTCATCGATTTTCGCGTCGAACACCAGCACTGGTTCTCGGAAAAGAGCCTGGTCGACGGCGGCCAGGTCGAGGCATCCCTGAACCGTCTCCTGGCCGAAGGCCGGGCCTATGAAAAGGACGGGGCGCTGTGGTTTCGGTCCACGGACCACGGCGACGACAAGGACCGCGTGCTCAGAAAATCCGACGGTCTTTTGACCTATTTCGCCTCCGACATTGCTTACCATGACAACAAGATCGCTCGCGGCTTCGACATGATGGTCGACATCTGGGGCGCGGACCACCACGGCTACGTGCCGCGCATGAAGGCGGCCATCGAGGCCCTGGGCAAGGACCGCGAATCCCTACAGGTCATTCTGGTGCAGCTTGTGAACCTGATCCAGGGCGGCGAGCAGATCGCCATGTCCACCCGCGCCGGCAAGTTCGAAACCCTGGCCGATGTCTGCGCCGAGGTGGGCGTGGATGCGGCGCGTTTCATCTTCCTGTCGCGCAAGAGCGACTCGCACCTGGATTTCGACCTCGACGTGGTCAAACAGCAGTCCATGGACAACCCGGTCTACTACGTACAGTACGCCCACGCCCGCATCAGCTCGCTCATGCGCAAGGCCGAGGAACAGGGCGTGGCCCTGCCCGAGCCGTCGGGCGCGCTCATGGCCCTCTTGACCACCCCCGAGGACAAGGCCCTGTTTAAAGCCCTGGACGCCTTCGAGGACACACTGGAACTGGCTGCCCGGACCCTCTCGCCGCATCACGTCAGCTACTACCTGATGGAACTTGCGGGACTGCTGCACCGTTATTATACTGTTCACCACATTCTGTCCGGGGACGACCAGGCGCTGCTGCAGGCCCGCATTCTTCTTTTCCAAGCCGTGGCCGGGGTACTCAAAGCCGGTCTTGATCTGCTGGGAGTGAACGCGCCCGAGCGCATGTAGAGCAATCGGACTTTACCGCATCATGATTACACGCAAATCAAGCACCACCAAAAAGAAAGACAAGAACAAGCTCAGTTTTCAGCTTGGCTTGTCGGGTTTTTTGTCGCTGGCCGTGCTTGTGGTTATCGGCATGGCCTGGTCATTCATTCTTGGCATCATCGTGGGACGCGGCTACCAGCCCGAAAAAATGGCCATGGAGATGGCCCAGAAGGTGCTCCCCGAAGACTTTCCGCTGCTGACTGAAAAGAATGAGGAAGTCCTGAAAGGAGAGGAACTTGAATTCTTCGACAAACTGAAGCAGGGGCCCACTTCCGTGGCTCCGGCTCCAGCCCCGCAGGCCAAGGCGCCAACACCTCCTCCGGTCAAGCCGGAGACCGCTGCCGCGCCCAAGCCGCAACAGTCGGCCATTGACGCGGCCCTGCAGTCGGCAGCGGTCGCGGCCGGCCAGAGTCCGACCCCGGCGGCAAAAGTCGCCAAGGAGGAGGTCTTTGTCTTCAACTATCAGGTCGCGGCCCTGGCTTCCATGGAGCAGGCCCAGACCTTCCTGAAAAAGCTCGATCCGTCGAAATTCAAGACGTCCGTGGTCACGGCCACCCACGAGGGCAAGACCTGGTACCGTGTCTACGTGCATCATCAGGGCACCGTGGACTCGGCCCTGGCCCTCAAGGAACAGCTCAAGGGCAGCGGCATCGGCGGCATGCTGCTGCGCTCCCGCACTCCGCTCTGATCCTGCGCCGTTTCACGCACGCCGGGCATCACATCCTGTCTGAAGGAGACATCCATGCATCACGAATTTTTTGACCTCGGGCCACGGCGGGGACGTAATATTTACGTACTGCCCGTCCCATACGAAGGCACGGTCAGCTACGGCACGGGCACGCGCCTGGGCCCGGAGGCGCTGTTCCGGGCCAGCGTGCAGATTGAATCCTTTGACGCGGAACTGGACCTTGATCTGGCCGATCTGGCCCACTTTACCCCGCTCCCCGTGGTCCATCCCCCGGCCAGCGGTCCCGATGGTCTGCACCAGGCCATGCGCGAACACCTCAAGGGACTCGACGCGACCAAGGACTTCGTCCTGACACTGGGCGGCGAGCACTCGGTGCCCTTACCCCTTTTCGAATTCTACCGGCAGGCCCATCCCGACCTGGCCCTGCTGCACATCGATGCCCATGCGGACCTGCGCGAAAGCTACGAGGACAGCCCGTATTCCCACGCCTGCATCATGGCCCGGGCCCGGCAGCTGGGCATCCCCCTGGCCCAGATCGGCATCCGCTCCCTTTGCCGGGAGCAACGGGACTACATGCGCGCGCAGAACCCCTCGGAACTCATGACCCTCTTCGCCTGGGACCTGCCCACTCCTGGCGAGGCGGCAGAACGCATCCGGGCCTTTATCGGGGGCAGGCCCCTGTATATCTCTTTCGACGTGGACGGCATGGACCCCAGCGTCATCCCCGGCACGGGCACACCCGAACCCGGCGGCATCCCCTACAGGTGGATGACCCGCTTCTGCAAAGAGCTGTGGCTCGACGGACTGGGCCCGAAGCTGGTCGGCATGGACATGTGCGAACTCGCGCCCATTCACGGCTCCCAGGCATCGGAGACCGCCGCCGTCAAGCTCATCCAGCGCATCCTGACCGCCTGGCTCGGACTCGCCTGATAATGAGCACCGTAGGCGATCTCTTGACCCTCAAGGTCGAAAAACTGCTCTGGCGCGGGCGCGGTCTGGCCCGCCAGGACTCGGGACAGGTGGTCATGATCGAACCCGGCGTGCTGCCGGAAGAGGTTGTGGACGTACGCGTGACCAAGACGGCCAAGGATTTCCTGCAGGCCGAGGCCGTAAAGATCCAAAGCCCCTCGCCGCTGCGCGGAATTCATCCCTGTCCCCACGCCGCGGACTGCGGGGGTTCGCGCTTCGGCATGGTCGCTCCGGAAACGGGCACGCAGCTCAAGGCGGACATCCTGCGCGACGCCCTGCCCCGCGCGCTTGGCCGGGATCACGGCCTGCGCATTCCCGAGCTCCGGGTCGTGCCCAGCCCCCAGGGCTGGCGCTACCGCCAGCGCGGCCAGATCCATGTCGCCTCCGGCCTTCCCCACGCCATGGGCCACGCCAGCAACGACCTCGTTCCCCTGACCGACTGCCACCTTTTGGCCGCGCCCCTGGCCAGTGCCATGCCCGCCCTGGCAAAAGGCCTGCCAGACGGCCGCTTCACCATCGCGGCCAGCCCGGACACGGGGCAGACCGCAACGGAACGGGACAACGTGCTGCTGCCCTTCTCCTTCCCCGATTTCGGTCTGACCCTGCAACTGCCGCCGAGCACCTTTTTCCAGGCCAATTGGGCGCTGAACCAGCATCTGGTGCGCAGCACCGTGGACGCGCTGCATGGCTTTGAACGCATCGCCGACCTCTTCTCCGGAGCGGGAAATTTCGCCCTGCCCCTGGCCAGTCGGGGCAAATCCGTACTGGCCGTGGAAGGCTCGGCCCCGGCCGTGGATACCGGCATGCGCAACGCCGATCGGCTGGCCCTGAAGTCGGTCACTTTCCGCGATGCCAACCTGGCAAAACCGGCCGCCTGGAAAATGGTGGAAGACTTCGCCCCCCGCGCCGCCATCCTGGACCCACCCCGCACCGGCGCCAAGGGCATCGGCCGCACCCTTCTGGGCATGCCGGGCCTTGAACGCCTGGCCTGGGTCTCCTGCGACGTGGTCAACACCGTCCGCGACGCAAAGCCGCTCCTTGCGGCCGGCTGGAGCATCTCGTCCCTGACCCTCTTCGACATGTTCCCCGGCACCTGGCACATGGAAGTGCTTATGATCCTCGACCGTCCGTAAGGGCAACCCTGTATCCTGAAACCTGACTGGTCCCCAAGGCTTGCGCCAAAACGCGGAGAACTGTAGGACATCCTTCACACTTCACAGCCGCCGGGGGAGCACATGATTGCAGAGGCGATAAACAAGGTCTGGCTCAAGCACTATGATCAGGAAGTCAGTCCGAGCCTGGACTATGAAACCGTTCCGCTCTTCGAAATTCTGGAGCGTGCGGCGGCCAGCTATCCGGACCGTCCAGCCATAGTCTTCAACAACTGGAGCGTGAGCTACAAAAAGCTCAAGCGTCTGGTGGATCTTGCCGCTGCCAACCTGAAAAAGGCCGGGGTCAAACCCGGTGAGCGGGTGGCCATCATGCTGCCCAACTGTCCGCAGACGGTCATCACCTACTGGGCCTGCCTCAAGCTCGGGGCCGTGGTCGTCATGACCAATCCCTTGTACATGGAGAAGGAGCTGCTCCATCATTTCAACGATTCCGAGGCCAAAACCCTCATCACGTTGAATCTGCTCTGGAAACGCGTGGACGCCCTGCGCTCCAGGCTGCACCTGCGGCGCATCTTCGTGACCTCCATCGCCGACTGTCTGAGCTTTCCGCTAAGCGTCCTCTACACGCTCAAATCCAGGCGCGAATACAAGCTCGAACCCATCCCGTACGACAGCACGCACGTGCTGCCCTGGAAAGGACTTCTCAAGCGGGCGACCATCGAACCGCCCCATCCCGTCGATCCCGTGAAGGATCTGGCTGCGCTGCAATACACCGGCGGCACCACGGGCGTGTCCAAGGGCGTCATGCTGACCCATGCCAATCTGGGCTACAACGCCCAGCAGGCCCGGGCCATCCTGCACACCATCAAGGACTCGGGCGAGGTCATGCTCGGCCTTTTGCCTTTTTTTCACATTTACGGGCTGACTGTCTGCGTCAATTTCGGCACCCTCATCGGCGCGACGCTGGTACCCATGGCCAAGTTCGTGCCTCTGGACGTGCTTAAGACCATCCACAAGAAAAGACCGACCATCTTTCCCTGCGCGCCGTCGATCTTCATCGCCCTCTTGCAGCAGAAGAACCTGCACAAATATGATCTTTCCTCCGTGCGCTACTGCATCTCCGGCTCCGCGCCCATGCCTGTGCCGATCATGGAAAAATTCAACAGCCTGAGCAACGGGGCCAACATCATCGAAGGCTTCGGCCTGACCGAAGCGTCGCCCATCACGCACCTCAATCCCCTGCGCGGCAACAGCAAGAACGGCTCCATCGGTCTGCCCTTTCCCGACACCGACGCCGCCATCGTGGACATGGAAGTAGGTTCCCTGCCGCTGCCCGTGGGCAAGATAGGAGAACTTGTCGTGCGCGGCCCGCAGGTCATGCAGGGCTACTGGAAACGCCCCGACGAGACGGCCAGCGTGCTCAGAAACGGCTGGCTCTATACCGGCGACATCGCGTACATGGACGAGGACGGCTTTTTTTTCATCGTCGACCGCAAGAAGGATCTGATCATCACCGGCGGGTACAACGTCTACCCGCGCGAAATCGACGAAGTGCTGCATGAACACCCGGCCATCAAGGAGGCCGTCAGCGTGGGCATCACGCACAAGACCCGCGGCGAGATCATCAAAGCCTACATCGTGCTGCGCGAGGGCGAGAGCCTGACCAAAGCCGACGTCATCGCCTTCTGCAAGGAGAAGCTGGCCAATTACAAGGTGCCGAAACAGGTCGAGTTCAGGGACGATCTGCCCAAGAGCATCGTCGGCAAGGTCCTGCGCCGGGTCATCCGCGAAGAAGAGGACCGCAAGGCTCACGATCATTGCGAGTGCAACGGAAACGGTGAAGACATTGAAGCAAACGGCGACGAGAAGGATCGATAGCCAGGCGCGTGTCGTTTTTTGCGACCGCCTGTGAAACGCCTGCCGGGCCACCCTTGACAGCCGCCGAGCCGGTACTTATTTCAATTAAATCAAAAAGGGGAGTAGCTAGCGGTTCCCGGGCCAACCCGGCAACCGACCCGTGGTTCGTCAGTACGGCGCATACGCCCGGACCCGGGAATCCGACAACGGTCGAGATCAGCAAGACCTTTATCCACATGAACACGGGTAAAGGTCTTTTTCTTTACCCCGGATGTAAACGGAGAAAAAAATGAACCTGCTGAAGACCACGTTTCTCTTGACCCTGCTGACGCTGCTGCTTGTCGCCATGGGCGGCGCCATCGGCGGCAAGTCCGGGATGATCATCGCCTTTGTCATTGCCGGCGGCATGAACTTCTTTGCCTACTGGAACTCGGACAAGATCGTCCTCAAGATGTACAAAGCCCGCGAAGTGACTCGCGCCGACAGTCCGGATTTCTACGGCATCGTCGAAAACCTGGCGCGCAAGGCGAACATGCCCATGCCCAAGGTCTACGTCATCCCGTCGGACAGCCCCAACGCCTTCGCCACCGGCCGCAACCCGGAGCATGCAGCGGTCGCCGCCACCACGGGCATCATGCGCATCCTCTCGCGCGACGAGCTTGAAGGAGTCATGGCCCACGAACTGACTCACGTCATGAACCGCGACACCCTTATCGCCACCGTCGCCGCGACCATCGCCGGAGCCATCTCCATGCTCGGCAGCATGCTGCAGTGGGCGGCCATTTTCGGCATGGGACGCAGCAACGACGAGGAAGGCGGCGGAAGCGTGCTCGGCAGCCTGGCCATGGCCATCATCGCGCCCATCGCGGCCATGCTCATCCAGATGGCCGTTTCGCGTTCGCGCGAATTCATGGCCGACGAGGGCGGCGCGAAAATGTGCGGCAAACCGAAAGCCCTGGCCAGCGCGCTCATGAAGCTGCAGCAGTCCGCAACCAGAGCCCCCATGGAGGAAGCCACCCAGGCCACCTCGCACATGTTCATCGTCAATCCGCTCTCGGCATCAAAGCTGGCCAGCCTCTTTTCAACCCACCCCGCGACCGAAGACCGCGTGGCCAGACTCATGGCCATGTAAGGCTGGAATCTTTTCCTGAAAAAAGAGCCCTCTCCACACGCCGTGGAGGGGGCTCTTTTTGTTCAGGCAATCGTGACTAGTGCTTTGAAAACCACGGCTGCCCGTACCAGGCCCGGGCGGATTGGCCCGAGTTGTCCGTGTCGGTCATGATGGCAACGGCGTCGATTTCCTCGATATCCTCGCCAAAGACCTGTTTCCAGTCCTCGCGGATGTTGCGCTTTTCCGT is a genomic window of Desulfomicrobium baculatum DSM 4028 containing:
- a CDS encoding slipin family protein; its protein translation is MNPFFLQFATFGVVLLAVLLYFTIKILREYERGVVFTLGRFDKVKGPGMIILIPFVQQMVRVDLRTVVMDVPTQDVISHDNVSVRVNAVVYYRVIDPEKAIIAVEHFMEATSQLAQTTLRSVLGKHELDEILAERDKLNEDIQKILDRQTDGWGIKVSNVEIKHVDLDESMIRAIAKQAEAERQRRAKVIHAEGEQQAAQKLVEAAQKLSESTNAIQLRYLQTLGEIAGEKNSTIVFPVPIDTLKTLFGGKS
- the rsmG gene encoding 16S rRNA (guanine(527)-N(7))-methyltransferase RsmG, which translates into the protein MNSFPDAREIAVRAQGLGRVLTDDQARLLSVYLGLLVKWNSRMNLVGPATWTEILDTLIQDSWHLADLLQTLAPQPAQTLDLGAGAGLPGIPLRVFWQQGDYYLVEPRQKRAIFMEQAVAHMKLPRTRVICARMEALPPARREAGLIVSRAFMPWQKLLVAVKGCLAPQGRVLVMSNETSADTVDGYSLEQVRDYTVAGKKRYFRLFVLGGHDF
- a CDS encoding NfeD family protein, whose product is MSIYRSSNSFRILGVLAALILAVLAGFVFAQEADTGRRGYVLTVDDAIGPATRDHIVRNITRAEKEGAEVVVLRLNTPGGLDASMRDIIRKILASEVPVVTWVAPAGSRAASAGTYIMYASHIAAMAPATNLGSATPVQIGGGESDKSPSSWERAREAMEKMRDGDEGANATEQPENLPEEPENLPDDAMGRKVVNDAVAYIKGLAERHARNAEWAERAVREAVSLTASEALEQRVVDVVAANLPELLEAIDGREVRMENGTRTLQTANLATVEIETDWRTELLAIITNPTLAYMLLMVGIYGLILEGYNPGAMVPGVIGGICLLLALYAFQILPVNFAGLALILLGMALIGVELFIPAFGILGIGGIVAVVAGSVILFEGDMPEFRINTYAIVGMGAGSALLFGGIVWVAARTLRKPRLSSREAMVGLEAEAIQDFIDGLGRVHLQGENWSARSGHPIRQGDKVRVIAMEEEGLVLSVTKAPTDNDKH
- a CDS encoding SPOR domain-containing protein yields the protein MITRKSSTTKKKDKNKLSFQLGLSGFLSLAVLVVIGMAWSFILGIIVGRGYQPEKMAMEMAQKVLPEDFPLLTEKNEEVLKGEELEFFDKLKQGPTSVAPAPAPQAKAPTPPPVKPETAAAPKPQQSAIDAALQSAAVAAGQSPTPAAKVAKEEVFVFNYQVAALASMEQAQTFLKKLDPSKFKTSVVTATHEGKTWYRVYVHHQGTVDSALALKEQLKGSGIGGMLLRSRTPL
- the argS gene encoding arginine--tRNA ligase, with product MKAKNYISEKLTALMAAKGQALPAKTTIEAPKSEQHGDMATNITMVMPKEKGQNPRTVAEALKTELLAMCPEIESIEIAGPGFINFTFKPVFWQEVALAALENKADFGRIDVGQGRKVQVEYVSANPTGPLHIGHGRGAAVGDSLTRILRFTGHEVETEYYLNDAGRQMRLLGLAVWVRYQQACGIEIPFPEDCYRGDYIKDISAALLAEKGKALLDLPEEEALDLCYERGMTDILNGIKQDLIDFRVEHQHWFSEKSLVDGGQVEASLNRLLAEGRAYEKDGALWFRSTDHGDDKDRVLRKSDGLLTYFASDIAYHDNKIARGFDMMVDIWGADHHGYVPRMKAAIEALGKDRESLQVILVQLVNLIQGGEQIAMSTRAGKFETLADVCAEVGVDAARFIFLSRKSDSHLDFDLDVVKQQSMDNPVYYVQYAHARISSLMRKAEEQGVALPEPSGALMALLTTPEDKALFKALDAFEDTLELAARTLSPHHVSYYLMELAGLLHRYYTVHHILSGDDQALLQARILLFQAVAGVLKAGLDLLGVNAPERM
- a CDS encoding ACP S-malonyltransferase, which translates into the protein MTTQSIVFPGQGSQEPGMGRDLAEHWSEAMDLWKKAERLSGLPLREIYWDGDENAMAVTRNLQPALTVVNMNLWCFVAEKLSPAGMAGHSLGEFAALFAARVLSLDNVLELVCLRGRLMDEAVNQDGRMAAILKLDQAKVEELVAAAAGLTGQEIRIANYNTPGQFVISGHAQAVDHVCAGVKPLKGRALVLPVSNAFHSPYMSEAGDELAKFMDKLDWRDPQTPVYLNVTARPEADARALKETVKRQMTSSVYWTQIIENQYADGMRSFIELGPKGALSRMISQILKDRDGAQTLSVSTLEHAASL